From one Streptomyces sp. ICC1 genomic stretch:
- a CDS encoding aldehyde dehydrogenase family protein, whose product MSATQPQRLYIGGEWVEPAGGHYEVVNPADESVVGLAPEASRAQVEDAARAAAEAFGSWSRTRPEERAAILDRAADIIQREYEPWSALAQAETGAPTGIARGMQVGVGVARFRRYAKGALEAVERGLPPQVTDAGPMGAASILGALEVRQPVGVVTCITSYNNPWANPAGKVAPALAMGNTVVVKPAPQDPLSVFRMADALHEAGVPAGVVNVVSGTSVEVGEAAVDSPHVDMVSFTGSTGVGQSIAEVCGRTMKRQLMELGGKGAAIVLADADLDAAVMGIGTTFSFYSGQICTAPTRVIVHRSVYEQLVEKLTGYLAFMKVGDPGVRGTVVGPVISAAHRDRVESYIELGKKEGARIAFGGERPVVGTEGKGFYVAPTLLVDCTNDMRVVREEIFGPVVVVVPFDGAAGDDEEAVALANDSDFGLISYVWSGDSARAFRVARRLRAGGVGVNTIGRNMGAPFGGFKRRAPARPRRTPRPPRSGVPSSLWTSFKPPPRPHGRFPALSPCPVDLPALYCRSTNPFPHSLAVPPGEPVESPPWRTWCNSTTR is encoded by the coding sequence ATGAGCGCGACGCAGCCCCAGCGGCTCTACATCGGCGGCGAGTGGGTCGAGCCGGCCGGCGGCCACTACGAGGTGGTCAACCCGGCCGACGAGTCCGTCGTCGGCCTGGCACCCGAGGCCTCGCGCGCCCAGGTCGAGGACGCGGCGCGCGCCGCGGCCGAGGCCTTCGGCAGCTGGTCGCGGACGAGGCCGGAGGAGCGGGCCGCGATCCTGGACCGGGCCGCCGACATCATCCAGCGGGAGTACGAGCCCTGGTCGGCGCTCGCCCAGGCCGAGACGGGCGCCCCGACCGGGATCGCGCGCGGCATGCAGGTCGGCGTCGGGGTGGCGCGCTTCCGGCGGTACGCGAAGGGCGCGCTGGAGGCCGTCGAGCGCGGGCTGCCGCCGCAGGTCACCGACGCGGGCCCGATGGGCGCGGCGAGCATCCTCGGCGCGCTGGAGGTCCGCCAGCCGGTCGGGGTCGTCACCTGCATCACCTCGTACAACAACCCGTGGGCCAACCCGGCGGGCAAGGTGGCACCGGCGCTGGCCATGGGCAACACGGTGGTGGTCAAGCCGGCCCCGCAGGACCCGCTGTCGGTGTTCCGGATGGCGGACGCGCTGCACGAGGCCGGGGTCCCGGCGGGCGTGGTGAACGTGGTCTCGGGCACCTCGGTGGAGGTCGGCGAGGCGGCCGTGGACTCCCCGCACGTGGACATGGTGTCCTTCACCGGTTCCACGGGCGTCGGGCAGTCCATCGCCGAGGTCTGCGGCCGGACGATGAAGCGGCAGCTGATGGAGCTGGGCGGCAAGGGCGCGGCGATCGTCCTCGCGGACGCGGACCTGGACGCGGCCGTGATGGGGATCGGCACCACCTTCTCCTTCTACTCCGGGCAGATCTGCACGGCCCCGACCCGGGTGATCGTGCACCGGTCGGTGTACGAGCAGCTGGTCGAGAAGCTGACGGGCTACCTGGCCTTCATGAAGGTCGGGGATCCGGGGGTGCGCGGCACGGTGGTGGGCCCCGTCATCTCGGCGGCGCACCGCGACCGCGTGGAGTCGTACATCGAGCTGGGGAAGAAGGAGGGCGCGCGGATCGCCTTCGGCGGCGAGCGCCCGGTGGTCGGTACGGAAGGGAAGGGCTTCTACGTGGCCCCCACCCTCCTCGTCGACTGCACGAACGACATGCGGGTGGTGCGCGAGGAGATCTTCGGCCCGGTCGTCGTGGTCGTCCCGTTCGACGGAGCCGCCGGAGACGACGAAGAGGCGGTGGCGCTGGCCAACGACAGCGACTTCGGCCTGATCAGCTACGTGTGGTCCGGGGACTCGGCGCGCGCCTTCCGGGTGGCGCGCCGGCTGCGGGCGGGCGGGGTCGGTGTGAACACCATCGGGCGGAACATGGGGGCGCCGTTCGGCGGCTTCAAGCGACGAGCCCCAGCCCGCCCCCGCCGTACGCCGCGCCCGCCGCGATCCGGCGTGCCGTCCTCGCTCTGGACATCCTTCAAGCCACCTCCTCGCCCTCACGGCCGGTTCCCTGCGCTGTCCCCGTGTCCTGTGGACCTACCTGCCCTGTACTGCCGGTCGACCAATCCCTTTCCGCATAGTCTGGCGGTGCCTCCCGGAGAACCCGTGGAGTCCCCTCCTTGGAGAACATGGTGCAATTCCACGACTCGATGA
- the hutU gene encoding urocanate hydratase yields MSGPRPVRAARGTDLSTLGWQQEAALRMLQNNLDPEVAEHPDKLVVYGGTGKAARDWRSYDAMVRTLQTLKQDETMLVQSGRPVGVMQTHEWAPRVLLANSNLVGDWANWEEFRRLENLGLTMYGQMTAGSWIYIGTQGILQGTYETFAAVAAKLHSIGKGGVNGTLAGTITLTAGLGGMGGAQPLAVTMNDGVAICIDVDPRAIDRRIEHRYLDVKADNLRHALQLAVEARDARKPLSIGLLGNAADLLPQMLAEGAPIDIVTDQTSAHDPLAYLPVGVDFDDMADYAAKDPAGFTTRARESMATHVEAMVGFMDAGAEVFDYGNSIRGEAQLAGYERAFAFPGFVPAYIRPLFCEGKGPFRWAALSGEASDIHKTDKAMLELFPENESLHRWIKMAGERVHFQGLPARICWLGYGERDKAGERFNEMVADGTLAAPLVIGRDHLDCGSVASPYRETEAMLDGSDAIADWPLLNAMVNVASGASWVSIHHGGGVGMGRSIHAGQVTVADGTKLAGEKIRRVLTNDPGMGVIRHVDAGYDIAETVADERDVRIPMREGDQA; encoded by the coding sequence ATGTCAGGACCCCGCCCCGTACGTGCCGCACGAGGTACCGACCTGAGCACCCTGGGATGGCAGCAGGAGGCCGCGCTGCGGATGCTCCAGAACAACCTCGACCCCGAGGTCGCCGAGCACCCCGACAAGCTCGTCGTCTACGGCGGCACCGGCAAGGCCGCGCGCGACTGGCGCTCGTACGACGCCATGGTCCGCACCCTGCAGACCCTCAAGCAGGACGAGACGATGCTCGTCCAGTCCGGCCGCCCGGTAGGCGTGATGCAGACGCACGAGTGGGCGCCGCGCGTCCTGCTCGCCAACTCCAACCTGGTCGGCGACTGGGCCAACTGGGAGGAGTTCCGCCGGCTGGAGAACCTGGGTCTGACCATGTACGGCCAGATGACGGCCGGTTCGTGGATCTACATCGGCACCCAGGGCATCCTGCAGGGCACCTACGAGACCTTCGCGGCCGTCGCGGCCAAGCTGCATTCAATCGGCAAGGGAGGGGTCAACGGGACTCTCGCCGGCACCATCACCCTCACCGCCGGCCTCGGCGGCATGGGCGGCGCCCAGCCCCTGGCCGTGACGATGAACGACGGCGTCGCCATCTGCATCGACGTCGACCCGCGCGCCATCGACCGCCGCATCGAGCACCGCTACCTGGACGTCAAGGCCGACAACCTGCGCCACGCGCTCCAGCTGGCCGTCGAGGCCCGCGACGCCCGCAAGCCGCTCTCCATCGGCCTGCTCGGCAACGCCGCCGACCTCCTGCCGCAGATGCTCGCCGAGGGCGCCCCGATCGACATCGTGACGGACCAGACCTCCGCCCACGACCCGCTCGCCTACCTGCCCGTCGGCGTCGACTTCGACGACATGGCGGACTACGCGGCCAAGGACCCGGCCGGGTTCACCACCCGCGCCCGCGAGTCCATGGCCACGCACGTCGAGGCCATGGTCGGCTTCATGGACGCCGGCGCCGAGGTCTTCGACTACGGCAACTCCATCCGCGGCGAGGCCCAGCTGGCCGGCTACGAGCGCGCCTTCGCCTTCCCCGGCTTCGTCCCCGCCTACATCCGGCCGCTGTTCTGCGAGGGCAAGGGCCCCTTCCGCTGGGCGGCGCTGTCCGGCGAGGCCTCGGACATCCACAAGACCGACAAGGCGATGCTGGAGCTCTTCCCGGAGAACGAGTCCCTGCACCGCTGGATCAAGATGGCCGGCGAGCGCGTCCACTTCCAGGGCCTGCCCGCGCGCATCTGCTGGCTCGGCTACGGCGAGCGCGACAAGGCCGGCGAGCGCTTCAACGAGATGGTCGCCGACGGCACCCTCGCCGCCCCGCTGGTCATCGGCCGCGACCACCTCGACTGCGGCTCGGTGGCCTCCCCGTACCGCGAGACCGAGGCCATGCTCGACGGCTCCGACGCGATCGCCGACTGGCCGCTGCTCAACGCCATGGTCAACGTGGCCTCCGGCGCCTCCTGGGTCTCCATCCACCACGGCGGCGGCGTCGGCATGGGCCGCTCCATCCACGCGGGCCAGGTCACGGTCGCCGACGGCACCAAGCTCGCGGGCGAGAAGATCCGCCGCGTCCTGACCAACGACCCGGGCATGGGCGTCATCCGCCACGTCGACGCCGGCTACGACATCGCCGAGACCGTCGCCGACGAGCGCGACGTCCGCATCCCGATGCGCGAAGGCGACCAGGCGTGA
- a CDS encoding cystathionine beta-synthase — translation MQFHDSMISLVGNTPLVKLNRVTEGLQATVLAKVEYFNPGGSVKDRIAVRMIEAAEESGALKPGGTIVEPTSGNTGVGLAIVAQQKGYKCIFVCPDKVSADKINVMRAYGAEVVVCPTAVDPEHPDSYYNVSDRLVRETPGAWKPDQYSNANNSRSHYETTGPELWEQTEGKITHFVAGVGTGGTISGTGRYLKEASDGRVKVIGADPEGSVYSGGSGRPYLVEGVGEDFWPTAYDPNVTDEIIAVSDKDSFQMTRRLAKEEGLLVGGSCGMAVVAALRAAEGLGPDDVVVVLLPDSGRGYISKIFNDEWMAGHGFLEDAGPSARIRDVLADKAGAIPSLVHMHPEETVGEAIEVLREYGVSQMPIVKPGAGHPDVMAAEVIGSVVEKELLAALFAQRASLGDPLEKHMSAPLPQVGSGEPVSELMAVLGEADAAIVLVEGKPTGVVSRQDLLAFLAKGAK, via the coding sequence GTGCAATTCCACGACTCGATGATCAGCCTCGTCGGCAACACCCCGCTGGTGAAGCTCAACCGTGTGACCGAAGGCCTGCAGGCCACCGTCCTTGCCAAGGTCGAGTACTTCAATCCCGGCGGCTCGGTGAAGGACCGCATCGCGGTCCGGATGATCGAGGCCGCCGAAGAGAGCGGAGCGCTCAAGCCCGGCGGCACCATCGTGGAGCCCACGAGCGGCAACACGGGTGTAGGACTCGCCATCGTGGCCCAGCAGAAGGGCTACAAGTGCATCTTCGTCTGTCCTGACAAGGTCTCGGCGGACAAGATCAACGTCATGCGCGCCTACGGTGCGGAGGTCGTGGTCTGCCCGACCGCCGTCGACCCCGAGCACCCGGACTCGTACTACAACGTGTCCGACCGCCTCGTGCGCGAGACGCCCGGCGCCTGGAAGCCCGACCAGTACAGCAACGCGAACAACTCGCGCTCGCACTACGAGACCACCGGTCCCGAGCTCTGGGAGCAGACCGAGGGGAAGATCACCCACTTCGTGGCCGGCGTCGGCACGGGCGGCACGATCTCCGGCACCGGCCGGTACCTCAAGGAGGCCTCCGACGGCCGCGTGAAGGTCATCGGTGCGGACCCCGAGGGCTCGGTCTACTCCGGCGGCTCGGGCCGCCCCTACCTCGTCGAGGGCGTCGGCGAGGACTTCTGGCCGACCGCCTACGACCCGAACGTGACCGACGAGATCATCGCGGTGTCCGACAAGGACTCCTTCCAGATGACCCGCCGCCTCGCCAAGGAGGAGGGCCTGCTCGTCGGCGGCTCCTGCGGCATGGCGGTCGTCGCCGCGCTGCGCGCCGCCGAGGGCCTGGGCCCGGACGACGTGGTCGTCGTCCTGCTCCCGGACAGCGGGCGCGGCTACATCAGCAAGATCTTCAACGACGAGTGGATGGCCGGGCACGGCTTCCTGGAGGACGCGGGCCCCTCCGCCCGCATCCGGGACGTGCTCGCGGACAAGGCGGGCGCCATCCCCTCCCTGGTCCACATGCACCCCGAGGAGACCGTCGGCGAGGCCATCGAGGTGCTGCGCGAATACGGCGTCTCGCAGATGCCGATCGTCAAGCCGGGCGCCGGCCACCCCGACGTGATGGCGGCCGAGGTCATCGGCTCGGTGGTCGAGAAGGAGCTGCTGGCGGCGCTGTTCGCCCAGCGCGCTTCCCTGGGCGACCCGTTGGAGAAGCACATGAGCGCCCCGCTGCCGCAGGTCGGCTCCGGCGAGCCGGTGTCCGAGCTGATGGCGGTGCTCGGCGAGGCGGACGCGGCGATCGTGCTGGTCGAGGGCAAGCCCACCGGTGTGGTGAGCCGTCAGGACCTGCTGGCGTTCCTGGCCAAGGGCGCCAAGTAG
- a CDS encoding LLM class flavin-dependent oxidoreductase — protein MEFGLFVQGYVPEARSKVDPEAEHKALIEETEYVIQADKSGFKYAWASEHHFLEEYSHLSANEVFLGYLAHATERIHLGSGIFNPLAPVNHPVKVAEKVAMLDHLSKGRFEFGTGRGAGSHEILGFLPGIEDMNGTKEIWEETIAEFPKMFLQEEYEGFQGKHWSLPPRKIFPKPYGKAHPAMWYAAGSPASYAMAAKKGLGVLGFSVQKVSDMAWVLDQYKTAIQEAKAIGAFVNDNVMVTSTAICAETHDKAVEIAVNANMNRFQSLVFRYHDTFPRPEAIPQWPETLPEYNAEIIELLIAEELLICGDPSEVRAQCKRWEEAGADQLSFGLPTGVSPEDTMTSIKLIGEHVIPHIDTDPVHRTTRFREGA, from the coding sequence TTGGAATTCGGGCTCTTTGTGCAGGGATACGTGCCTGAGGCGCGGTCCAAGGTCGACCCCGAGGCAGAGCACAAGGCGCTGATCGAGGAGACCGAGTACGTCATCCAGGCGGACAAGTCAGGCTTCAAGTACGCCTGGGCCTCCGAGCACCACTTCCTGGAGGAGTACTCGCACCTTTCGGCGAACGAGGTCTTCCTCGGGTACCTCGCCCACGCCACCGAGCGCATCCACCTCGGCTCCGGCATCTTCAACCCGCTCGCCCCGGTCAACCACCCGGTCAAGGTGGCCGAGAAGGTCGCCATGCTCGACCACCTCTCCAAGGGGCGCTTCGAGTTCGGCACCGGCCGCGGCGCCGGCAGCCACGAGATCCTCGGCTTCCTTCCCGGCATCGAGGACATGAACGGCACCAAGGAGATCTGGGAAGAGACCATCGCCGAGTTCCCCAAGATGTTCCTCCAGGAGGAGTACGAGGGGTTCCAGGGCAAGCACTGGTCGCTCCCGCCGCGCAAGATCTTCCCCAAGCCGTACGGCAAGGCCCACCCGGCCATGTGGTACGCCGCCGGCTCCCCCGCCTCGTACGCCATGGCCGCCAAGAAGGGCCTCGGAGTCCTCGGCTTCAGCGTCCAGAAGGTCTCCGACATGGCCTGGGTCCTGGACCAGTACAAGACCGCGATCCAGGAGGCGAAGGCGATCGGCGCCTTCGTCAACGACAACGTCATGGTCACCTCGACCGCGATCTGCGCCGAGACCCACGACAAGGCCGTCGAGATCGCCGTCAACGCCAACATGAACCGTTTCCAGTCGCTGGTCTTCCGCTACCACGACACCTTCCCGCGGCCCGAGGCCATCCCGCAGTGGCCCGAGACGCTCCCCGAGTACAACGCGGAGATCATCGAGCTCCTGATCGCCGAGGAGCTGCTGATCTGCGGCGACCCGTCCGAGGTCCGCGCGCAGTGCAAGCGCTGGGAGGAGGCCGGCGCCGACCAGCTCTCCTTCGGCCTGCCGACCGGCGTCTCGCCCGAGGACACGATGACCTCCATCAAGCTCATCGGCGAGCACGTCATCCCGCACATCGACACCGACCCGGTGCACCGCACCACGCGCTTCCGCGAAGGCGCCTAG
- a CDS encoding LLM class F420-dependent oxidoreductase, protein MARVFPEGRLVYGMQLPIQSQSTIYAEPWEATAGAADLAAVARAADRAGFGYVATCDHVAIPRRMAGPMSTIWYDPVATLSFLAGITENVRLLSHVAILGLRHPLLSAKQYATVDHLSGGRLILGVGAGHVQEEFEALGVDFARRGAVLDETLDALRAALGPEEYPEFEGELFSFKDLGQLPRPAQARIPVWVGGSSPAAVRRAAVRGDGWLPQGDPRDKLPAQIARIKELRAEAGVTGPVEFGAITEALYVGEPGWDTGRRTLTGKAEALAESLREYKALGIDQIQVRFRNRDRAELLDQITAFGSEVGPLLND, encoded by the coding sequence ATGGCGCGCGTGTTTCCGGAAGGTCGGCTGGTCTACGGGATGCAGCTCCCGATCCAGTCGCAGAGCACCATCTACGCCGAGCCCTGGGAGGCGACCGCCGGTGCGGCCGATCTCGCCGCGGTCGCGCGGGCGGCCGACCGGGCCGGGTTCGGCTACGTCGCCACCTGCGACCACGTCGCGATCCCGCGCCGCATGGCCGGCCCCATGAGCACCATCTGGTACGACCCGGTGGCCACGCTCTCCTTCCTGGCCGGGATCACCGAGAACGTGCGGCTGCTGAGCCACGTCGCGATCCTCGGCCTGCGCCACCCGCTGCTCAGCGCCAAGCAGTACGCCACCGTCGACCACCTCTCCGGCGGCCGGCTGATCCTCGGCGTCGGGGCCGGGCACGTGCAGGAGGAGTTCGAGGCCCTCGGCGTGGACTTCGCGCGCCGCGGGGCCGTCCTCGACGAGACCCTCGACGCGCTGCGGGCGGCCCTCGGGCCGGAGGAGTACCCGGAGTTCGAGGGCGAGCTGTTCTCCTTCAAGGACCTCGGGCAGCTGCCCCGGCCCGCCCAGGCGCGGATCCCCGTCTGGGTCGGCGGCTCCTCGCCCGCCGCGGTCCGGCGCGCCGCGGTGCGCGGCGACGGCTGGCTCCCGCAGGGCGACCCCCGCGACAAGCTCCCGGCGCAGATCGCCCGCATCAAGGAGCTCCGCGCCGAGGCCGGGGTCACCGGCCCCGTCGAGTTCGGCGCGATCACCGAGGCGCTCTACGTCGGCGAGCCCGGCTGGGACACCGGCCGGCGCACCCTCACCGGCAAGGCGGAGGCGCTCGCCGAGTCGCTGCGTGAGTACAAGGCGCTGGGCATCGACCAGATCCAGGTCCGCTTCCGCAACCGCGACCGCGCCGAACTCCTCGACCAGATCACGGCTTTCGGGTCCGAAGTGGGCCCTCTCCTCAACGACTAG
- a CDS encoding glucose 1-dehydrogenase, which translates to MGRSGRLDGRVVIITGAARGQGEQEARLFASEGAKVLLGDVLDEQGAAVAKDIGEDRARYVRMDVSREEDWAAAVEAAKEAFGPIDGLVNNAGILRFNELTATPLEEFQQVVQVNQVGAFLGIKTVAPEIEAAGGGTIVNTSSYTGLTGMAYVGTYAATKAAILGLTRVAALELAAKNIRVNAMCPGAVDTPMATPGHVNPADLPEEAREAMAELYKRVVPMGRVGQPEEVAKLALFLTSEDSSYITGQPFVIDGGWMAGVSIL; encoded by the coding sequence ATGGGCAGGTCAGGCAGGCTGGACGGGCGCGTCGTCATCATCACCGGTGCGGCGCGCGGCCAAGGCGAGCAGGAAGCCCGCCTCTTCGCCTCCGAGGGCGCCAAGGTGCTCCTCGGGGACGTGCTGGACGAGCAGGGTGCGGCGGTGGCGAAGGACATCGGCGAGGACCGGGCCCGGTACGTGCGGATGGACGTGAGCCGGGAGGAGGACTGGGCGGCCGCCGTCGAGGCGGCGAAGGAGGCCTTCGGCCCGATCGACGGCCTGGTCAACAACGCGGGCATCCTGCGCTTCAACGAGCTGACCGCGACCCCGCTGGAGGAGTTCCAGCAGGTGGTCCAGGTCAACCAGGTCGGCGCGTTCCTCGGCATCAAGACCGTGGCTCCCGAGATCGAGGCGGCCGGCGGCGGCACGATCGTCAACACCTCCTCGTACACGGGCCTGACGGGCATGGCGTACGTCGGCACGTACGCGGCGACCAAGGCGGCGATCCTCGGCCTGACCCGGGTGGCCGCGTTGGAGCTGGCGGCGAAGAACATCCGGGTCAACGCGATGTGCCCGGGCGCGGTGGACACCCCGATGGCCACCCCCGGGCACGTGAATCCGGCGGACCTGCCCGAGGAGGCGCGCGAGGCCATGGCGGAGCTCTACAAGCGCGTGGTGCCGATGGGCCGGGTGGGGCAGCCGGAGGAGGTGGCGAAGCTGGCACTGTTCCTGACCAGCGAGGACTCCTCGTACATCACCGGTCAGCCGTTCGTGATCGACGGCGGCTGGATGGCGGGCGTGAGCATCCTGTGA
- a CDS encoding diaminopimelate decarboxylase: protein MAVETRGRGAGSAAGRRDEAVRAAVEQGLIGEDPPLVCLLDVAGIRASAAALTSAFAGALAPGTPVLHAFAVKAAPLVPVLRLLADAGIGCEVASPGELALARAAGVAPEHTVLDSPAKTAAELREALALGIAVNADNRQELERLDALVASAPTGSPIGVRINPQTGAGTIDALSTATATSKFGIALRDPGARAWLVRAFLDRPWLTRLHTHSGSQGVPLALIAEGVRELYALAEEINAAAGRRQIDTLDIGGGLPVDFSSDAGGPGYGEYVSALRSAVPGLFSGAYGLVTEFGRSLLAKHGLALSRVEYTKTAGGRAIALTHAGVQLATRTVYAPAAWPLRILPYDAEGAPLTGPPVAQDVAGPACFAGDLLAAARELPLLSPGDLVAVPDTGAYAFTAHYGYNSLPRPAVHGFTLTESGGVRFALVRPAQSLSDITAEAGGSLRDALTGLGAACDPTGRDL, encoded by the coding sequence ATGGCAGTCGAAACGCGTGGACGAGGCGCCGGCTCCGCCGCCGGGCGGCGCGACGAGGCCGTGCGGGCCGCCGTGGAGCAGGGCCTGATCGGCGAGGACCCGCCCCTGGTGTGCCTGCTCGACGTGGCCGGCATCCGCGCCTCCGCGGCAGCTCTGACCAGCGCTTTCGCCGGCGCTCTCGCTCCCGGCACCCCCGTCCTGCACGCCTTCGCGGTCAAGGCCGCGCCGCTCGTGCCGGTCCTGCGGCTGCTCGCCGACGCGGGGATCGGCTGCGAGGTGGCCAGCCCCGGCGAGCTGGCGCTGGCCCGCGCGGCCGGGGTCGCGCCGGAGCACACGGTCCTGGACTCCCCCGCCAAGACGGCCGCCGAGCTGCGCGAGGCCCTCGCGCTCGGCATCGCGGTGAACGCCGACAACCGCCAGGAGCTGGAGCGGCTCGACGCGCTCGTCGCCTCGGCCCCCACCGGGTCCCCGATCGGCGTACGGATCAACCCGCAGACCGGCGCGGGCACCATCGACGCCCTCTCCACCGCGACCGCGACCTCGAAGTTCGGCATCGCCCTGCGCGATCCGGGCGCCCGCGCATGGCTCGTGCGGGCCTTCCTGGACCGGCCGTGGCTCACCCGCCTGCACACCCACTCGGGCTCCCAGGGCGTTCCGCTGGCGCTGATCGCCGAAGGGGTGCGGGAGCTGTACGCGCTGGCCGAGGAGATCAACGCGGCCGCCGGGCGGCGGCAGATCGACACCCTGGACATCGGGGGCGGCCTGCCGGTGGACTTCTCCTCGGACGCCGGGGGCCCGGGCTACGGGGAGTACGTGTCGGCGCTGCGCTCGGCCGTCCCGGGGCTCTTCTCCGGCGCGTACGGGCTGGTCACGGAGTTCGGCCGGTCCCTGCTGGCCAAGCACGGGCTGGCGCTCTCGCGGGTGGAGTACACGAAGACCGCCGGCGGGCGGGCGATCGCGCTGACGCACGCGGGGGTCCAGCTGGCCACCCGCACGGTGTACGCGCCGGCGGCCTGGCCGCTGCGGATCCTGCCCTACGACGCCGAGGGTGCTCCGCTGACCGGGCCGCCCGTCGCGCAGGACGTCGCCGGGCCCGCCTGCTTCGCGGGCGACCTCCTGGCGGCCGCGCGGGAGCTGCCGCTCCTGTCGCCGGGTGACCTGGTCGCCGTCCCCGACACGGGGGCGTACGCGTTCACCGCCCACTACGGCTACAACAGCCTGCCGCGGCCGGCCGTGCACGGCTTCACGCTCACGGAGTCGGGCGGGGTCCGCTTCGCCCTGGTCCGCCCGGCCCAGTCCCTGTCCGACATCACCGCGGAAGCGGGCGGCTCGCTCCGCGACGCCCTGACCGGGCTCGGCGCGGCCTGCGACCCGACCGGGCGCGACCTCTGA
- a CDS encoding MurR/RpiR family transcriptional regulator → MSESPAARLQKLFEGHRLTPTQRRIAHCMVRGAAEVPFLSSVELAELAGVSQPSVTRFAVALGFDGYPALRKHLREVAPGARTGTADEDAYNEYQQAVQGEIENLRQLSAMLADPAPVREAGRLLAASRPLPVLGLRAASSQARGFAYFAAKVHPDVRLLDEGGSMLADRIDAAAGAGASALLCFALPRHPKEVAEALDHGRAAGLTVVTVADSAFAPVARHSDLLIPAPVGTGLAFDTACAPMLLGRVLLEAMADELPDAQARLEAFDARAAARGLFVE, encoded by the coding sequence ATGAGCGAGAGCCCTGCGGCGCGGCTGCAGAAGCTGTTCGAGGGACACCGGCTGACGCCGACCCAGCGGCGCATCGCGCACTGCATGGTGCGCGGGGCGGCGGAGGTGCCGTTCCTGTCGAGCGTGGAGCTCGCCGAGCTGGCCGGGGTGAGCCAGCCGTCGGTGACCCGGTTCGCGGTGGCGCTGGGCTTCGACGGCTATCCGGCGCTGCGCAAACACCTGCGGGAGGTGGCGCCCGGCGCCCGGACCGGGACCGCGGACGAGGACGCGTACAACGAGTACCAGCAGGCCGTCCAGGGCGAGATCGAGAACCTGCGGCAGCTGTCCGCCATGCTCGCCGACCCGGCGCCGGTGCGGGAGGCGGGGCGGCTGCTGGCCGCGTCGCGCCCGCTGCCCGTACTGGGGCTGCGCGCGGCGTCCTCGCAGGCGCGCGGGTTCGCGTACTTCGCGGCGAAGGTGCACCCCGACGTACGGCTGCTCGACGAGGGCGGCTCGATGCTCGCGGACCGGATCGACGCGGCGGCGGGCGCCGGGGCCTCGGCCCTGCTGTGCTTCGCGCTGCCCCGGCACCCGAAGGAGGTCGCGGAGGCCCTGGACCACGGGCGGGCGGCCGGGCTGACCGTGGTGACGGTCGCCGACTCGGCCTTCGCGCCGGTGGCCCGCCATTCGGACTTGCTGATCCCGGCGCCGGTCGGGACCGGACTGGCCTTCGACACGGCGTGCGCGCCGATGCTGCTGGGGCGGGTGCTGCTGGAGGCGATGGCGGACGAGCTGCCGGACGCGCAGGCGCGGCTGGAGGCCTTCGACGCGCGGGCCGCGGCGCGCGGCCTGTTCGTGGAGTAG